From Streptomyces sp. TLI_105, the proteins below share one genomic window:
- a CDS encoding valine--tRNA ligase — protein MTENTQQQTAPTTELPTTYAPAEVEGPLYERWVERGYFEADAKSEKPPYTIVIPPPNVTGSLHLGHAFEHTLIDALTRRKRMQGFETLWQPGMDHAGIATQNVVERELAKEGKSRHDLGREAFVERVWQWKAESGGQISGQMKRLGDGVAWSRERFTMDEGLSQAVQTIFKKLYDDELIYRAERIINWCPRCLTAISDIEVEYQDDEGELVSIRYGEGEDSLVVATTRAETMLGDTAVAVHPDDERYKHLVGKQIKLPLTDRTIPVVADTHVDPEFGTGAVKVTPAHDPNDFEIGQRHGLPNLAVMDERAVITVHGPFQGLDRLEARSAIVAALRAEGRIVAEKRPYVHSVGHCSRCKTTIEPRLSMQWWVKVGPLAKAAGDAVRDGKVKIHPQEMEKRYFDWVDNLHDWCISRQLWWGHRIPVWYGPNGEVVCVGPDEQPPTGEGWHQDTDVLDTWFSSGLWPFSTLGWPERTESLEKFYPNSVLVTGYDILFFWVARMMMFGLYAMDGTPPFHTIALHGMVRDQNGKKMSKSFGNVVNPLDWMDQYGSDAVRFTLANGANPGVDVPIGEDWVKASRNFANKIWNATRFALMNGATIEGELPPVEQLSATDRWILSRLNKTVAQVDAYYEDYQFAKLSDALYHFAWDEVFDWYVELSKTTFFAGGEQAKVSGRVLGEVLDVMLRLLHPIVPFVTDTLWTTLTGRESLVIAEWPTDSGFRDDAAEAEIENLQQVVTEVRRFRADQGLQPGQKVPARLELDGTALAAHEAAIRQLLRLQPEGEGFSATASLPVAGATVALDLSGTIDVAAERKRLAKDLAAAEKEKAQAEGKLGNEAFLAKAPDNVVDKIRTRLAKADEDIARIQAQLASLPQA, from the coding sequence GTGACCGAGAACACTCAGCAGCAGACAGCGCCCACCACCGAACTGCCGACCACGTACGCGCCGGCCGAGGTAGAGGGGCCGCTGTACGAGCGCTGGGTAGAGCGCGGGTACTTCGAGGCGGACGCGAAGAGCGAGAAGCCGCCGTACACCATCGTCATCCCGCCGCCGAACGTCACCGGTTCGCTCCACCTGGGCCACGCCTTCGAGCACACGCTGATCGACGCCCTCACCCGCCGCAAGCGCATGCAGGGCTTCGAGACGCTGTGGCAGCCCGGCATGGACCACGCCGGCATCGCCACCCAGAACGTCGTCGAGCGCGAGCTCGCCAAGGAGGGCAAGTCCCGCCACGACCTGGGCCGTGAGGCGTTCGTCGAGCGCGTCTGGCAGTGGAAGGCCGAGTCCGGTGGCCAGATCTCCGGCCAGATGAAGCGCCTGGGTGACGGCGTCGCCTGGTCCCGCGAGCGCTTCACCATGGACGAGGGGCTGTCCCAGGCCGTCCAGACCATCTTCAAGAAGCTCTACGACGACGAGCTGATCTACCGCGCAGAGCGCATCATCAACTGGTGCCCGCGCTGCCTGACGGCCATTTCGGACATCGAGGTCGAGTACCAGGACGACGAGGGCGAGCTCGTCTCCATCCGGTACGGCGAGGGCGAGGACTCGCTCGTGGTCGCCACCACCCGCGCCGAGACGATGCTCGGTGACACGGCCGTCGCCGTCCACCCCGACGACGAGCGCTACAAGCACCTGGTCGGCAAGCAGATCAAGCTGCCGCTGACGGACCGTACGATCCCGGTTGTCGCCGACACCCACGTCGACCCCGAGTTCGGCACCGGCGCCGTCAAGGTGACCCCGGCGCACGACCCGAACGACTTCGAGATCGGCCAGCGCCACGGCCTGCCGAACCTCGCCGTCATGGACGAGCGCGCGGTCATCACCGTCCACGGCCCCTTCCAGGGCCTGGACCGCCTGGAGGCCCGCTCCGCCATCGTCGCCGCCCTGCGCGCCGAGGGCCGGATCGTCGCCGAGAAGCGTCCGTACGTCCACTCCGTCGGCCACTGCTCGCGCTGCAAGACCACCATCGAGCCGCGCCTGTCGATGCAGTGGTGGGTCAAGGTCGGCCCGCTCGCGAAGGCCGCCGGTGACGCGGTCCGCGACGGCAAGGTCAAGATCCACCCGCAGGAGATGGAGAAGCGGTACTTCGACTGGGTCGACAACCTGCACGACTGGTGCATCTCGCGCCAGCTGTGGTGGGGCCACCGCATCCCGGTCTGGTACGGCCCGAACGGCGAGGTCGTCTGCGTCGGACCCGACGAGCAGCCGCCGACGGGCGAGGGCTGGCACCAGGACACGGACGTCCTGGACACCTGGTTCTCGTCCGGCCTGTGGCCGTTCTCCACGCTCGGCTGGCCCGAGCGGACCGAGAGCCTCGAGAAGTTCTATCCGAACTCCGTCCTGGTCACCGGGTACGACATCCTCTTCTTCTGGGTCGCCCGGATGATGATGTTCGGTCTGTACGCGATGGACGGCACCCCGCCGTTCCACACCATCGCGCTGCACGGCATGGTCCGTGACCAGAACGGCAAGAAGATGTCGAAGTCCTTCGGCAACGTGGTCAACCCCCTGGACTGGATGGACCAGTACGGCTCCGACGCCGTCCGCTTCACCCTGGCCAACGGCGCCAACCCGGGCGTCGACGTCCCGATCGGCGAGGACTGGGTCAAGGCCTCCCGGAACTTCGCCAACAAGATCTGGAACGCCACCCGCTTCGCCCTGATGAACGGCGCGACGATCGAGGGCGAACTGCCCCCGGTCGAGCAGCTGTCGGCGACCGACCGCTGGATCCTGTCCCGCCTCAACAAGACCGTCGCCCAGGTCGACGCGTACTACGAGGACTACCAGTTCGCGAAGCTCAGCGACGCGCTCTACCACTTCGCGTGGGACGAGGTCTTCGACTGGTACGTCGAGCTGTCGAAGACCACGTTCTTCGCCGGCGGCGAGCAGGCCAAGGTCTCCGGCCGGGTCCTCGGCGAGGTCCTGGACGTCATGCTGCGCCTGCTGCACCCGATCGTCCCGTTCGTCACCGACACCCTGTGGACGACGCTCACCGGGCGCGAGTCCCTCGTGATCGCCGAGTGGCCGACCGACAGCGGCTTCCGCGACGACGCCGCCGAGGCCGAGATCGAGAACCTCCAGCAGGTGGTCACCGAGGTCCGCCGCTTCCGCGCCGACCAGGGCCTCCAGCCCGGCCAGAAGGTCCCCGCCCGTCTGGAGCTCGACGGCACCGCGCTCGCCGCGCACGAGGCCGCCATCCGGCAGCTGCTGCGCCTCCAGCCGGAGGGCGAGGGCTTCTCCGCCACCGCCTCCCTGCCGGTCGCCGGTGCCACCGTCGCGCTCGACCTCTCGGGCACGATCGACGTCGCCGCCGAGCGCAAGCGCCTCGCGAAGGACCTGGCGGCGGCCGAGAAGGAGAAGGCCCAGGCCGAGGGCAAGCTCGGCAACGAGGCCTTCCTCGCCAAGGCCCCGGACAACGTGGTCGACAAGATCCGGACCCGCCTCGCCAAGGCGGACGAGGACATCGCCCGCATCCAGGCCCAGCTGGCGAGCCTGCCGCAGGCCTGA
- a CDS encoding sensor histidine kinase, whose translation MLRLPTLPALRRRVERWAVSPRALDVVAALFALGLMVLDVPGLARADNSLTGVTATLVLAGGAATLVLRRRLPWLPYAVALGLLGWLHELTMIQFALYSIGRYRGRRAAVLATLLYVAVAYGYFLTPGWPAEHGETVSDFLSLVVPIGVLAAGVGIAAYRQDLVRALEVQRREAAARQAVQEERISVGRDVHDLVGRELTVLAVRAEVLAVRAGGEAHRRDFEELADTARRAHLMLNETIVRRADRDAAMPGLEGLPELAGESERMGSPVDLAVAEEAKALSPLRQAAVHRVVRECLTNAAKHAPGLPVEVAITVEGPDLRIEVRNPLPKSPPDPAPVSTGTGLFSMEERVTSMGGTLRARREGGAYAVTALLPTGLPR comes from the coding sequence ATGCTCCGCCTCCCCACCCTCCCCGCGCTCCGCCGCCGCGTGGAGCGGTGGGCCGTCTCGCCCCGCGCCCTCGACGTCGTCGCCGCGCTCTTCGCCCTCGGCCTGATGGTCCTGGACGTGCCGGGGCTCGCCCGCGCCGACAACTCGCTCACCGGGGTCACCGCGACCCTCGTCCTCGCCGGCGGGGCGGCCACGCTGGTGCTCCGGCGTCGGCTGCCGTGGCTCCCGTACGCCGTGGCGCTCGGTCTGCTGGGCTGGCTGCACGAACTGACCATGATCCAGTTCGCGCTGTACTCGATCGGCCGCTACCGGGGACGGCGCGCCGCCGTCCTCGCGACCCTGCTGTACGTCGCCGTGGCGTACGGCTACTTCCTGACGCCCGGCTGGCCCGCCGAGCACGGCGAGACCGTCAGCGACTTCCTCAGCCTGGTCGTCCCGATCGGCGTCCTCGCGGCCGGCGTCGGCATCGCCGCCTACCGCCAGGACCTCGTCCGCGCCCTGGAGGTCCAGCGCCGCGAGGCCGCCGCCCGGCAGGCCGTGCAGGAGGAGCGGATCTCCGTCGGCCGGGACGTCCACGACCTGGTCGGCCGCGAGCTCACCGTCCTCGCGGTGCGGGCCGAGGTCCTCGCCGTACGGGCCGGGGGAGAGGCCCACCGGAGGGACTTCGAGGAGCTCGCGGACACCGCCCGGCGCGCCCACCTCATGCTCAACGAGACGATCGTGCGCCGTGCCGACCGGGACGCCGCGATGCCCGGCCTCGAAGGACTCCCCGAACTCGCCGGGGAGAGCGAACGCATGGGCAGCCCCGTCGACCTCGCGGTCGCCGAGGAGGCCAAGGCGCTGTCCCCGCTCCGGCAGGCCGCCGTCCACCGCGTCGTCCGGGAGTGCCTGACGAACGCCGCCAAGCACGCCCCGGGGCTCCCGGTGGAGGTCGCGATCACGGTAGAGGGGCCCGATCTGCGGATCGAGGTGCGCAACCCGCTGCCGAAGAGCCCGCCGGACCCGGCGCCCGTCTCGACCGGCACCGGCCTGTTCTCGATGGAGGAGCGGGTCACCAGCATGGGCGGCACGCTGCGGGCCCGCCGGGAGGGCGGCGCCTACGCGGTGACGGCGCTGCTGCCGACGGGGCTGCCCCGATAG
- a CDS encoding folylpolyglutamate synthase/dihydrofolate synthase family protein: MSEPSDPNDQFDDIVDTETDRDPDLAVIEAGSRTLRTQGGPPQGDPVPSRPEDPELDKALREVETELSTRWGETKLEPSVKRIAALMDVLGEPQRAYPSIHITGTNGKTSTARMIEALLGAFELRTGRYTSPHVQTITERISLDGAPISAERFIETYQDVKPYVELVDAREEYRLSFFEVLTGMAYAAFADAPVDVAVVEVGMGGTWDATNVIDASVAVVTPIDLDHTDRLGGTTAEIATEKSGIIKQGATVILAQQPVDAAQVLLKKAVEADATVAREGMEFGVASREVAVGGQLLTLRGLGGEYDEIFLPLHGAYQAHNAAVALAAVEAFFGIGAEHARTLDVDTVRRAFAQVASPGRLEIVRTSPTVILDAAHNPHGARATAEGISEAFGFSRLIGVVSTSGDKDAKGLLEAFEPIFAEVVVTANSNPRATDVDALAAVAVEVFGEDRVVVEPRLPDAIEAAITLAEEEAEYGGAGVLVTGSIFTVGDARLLLRRG; encoded by the coding sequence GTGAGCGAGCCGAGCGACCCGAATGACCAGTTCGACGACATCGTCGACACCGAGACAGACCGCGACCCCGACCTGGCGGTGATCGAGGCCGGCAGCCGCACCCTGCGCACGCAGGGCGGACCGCCCCAGGGCGATCCCGTGCCCAGCCGTCCCGAGGACCCCGAGCTGGACAAGGCGCTGCGCGAGGTCGAGACCGAGCTGTCCACCCGCTGGGGCGAGACCAAGCTGGAGCCCTCCGTCAAGCGGATCGCGGCCCTGATGGACGTCCTCGGCGAGCCGCAGCGCGCGTACCCCTCGATCCACATCACCGGCACCAACGGCAAGACGTCGACGGCCCGCATGATCGAGGCCCTGCTCGGCGCCTTCGAGCTGCGCACCGGGCGCTACACCTCGCCGCACGTGCAGACCATCACCGAGCGGATCAGCCTGGACGGCGCCCCGATCTCCGCCGAGCGGTTCATCGAGACGTACCAGGACGTCAAGCCGTACGTGGAGCTGGTCGACGCCCGCGAGGAGTACCGGCTCTCCTTCTTCGAGGTCCTCACCGGCATGGCGTACGCCGCCTTCGCGGACGCCCCGGTCGACGTGGCGGTCGTCGAGGTCGGCATGGGCGGCACCTGGGACGCGACGAACGTCATCGACGCCTCCGTGGCCGTCGTCACCCCCATCGACCTCGACCACACCGACCGGCTCGGCGGGACGACCGCCGAGATCGCGACCGAGAAGTCCGGGATCATCAAGCAGGGCGCGACCGTCATCCTGGCCCAGCAGCCGGTCGACGCGGCCCAGGTCCTGCTGAAGAAGGCCGTCGAGGCGGACGCGACCGTGGCCCGCGAGGGCATGGAGTTCGGCGTCGCCTCCCGCGAGGTCGCGGTCGGCGGCCAGCTGCTCACCCTGCGGGGCCTGGGCGGCGAGTACGACGAGATCTTCCTGCCGCTGCACGGCGCCTACCAGGCGCACAACGCCGCGGTGGCGCTCGCGGCGGTCGAGGCCTTCTTCGGGATCGGCGCCGAGCACGCCAGGACCCTGGACGTCGACACCGTCCGCCGGGCCTTCGCCCAGGTGGCCTCCCCGGGCCGCCTGGAGATCGTCCGTACCTCCCCGACCGTCATCCTGGACGCCGCGCACAACCCGCACGGCGCGCGGGCGACGGCGGAGGGCATCAGCGAGGCCTTCGGCTTCTCCCGGCTCATCGGCGTGGTCTCCACGAGCGGGGACAAGGACGCCAAGGGTCTCCTGGAGGCCTTCGAGCCGATCTTCGCGGAGGTCGTGGTCACCGCGAACTCCAACCCGCGGGCCACCGACGTGGACGCGCTCGCCGCGGTCGCGGTCGAGGTCTTCGGCGAGGACCGGGTCGTCGTCGAGCCGCGGCTGCCCGACGCCATCGAGGCGGCCATCACCCTCGCGGAGGAAGAGGCCGAGTACGGCGGCGCGGGTGTCCTCGTGACCGGTTCGATCTTCACGGTCGGCGACGCCCGGCTGCTGCTGCGAAGGGGCTGA
- a CDS encoding DUF4233 domain-containing protein produces MRVLCSSTLIGEFFVIGFAGLVAMKDDGLATSTVWWVCGVAMVVSVLLCGMITRPGGVQLGWALQLGLILSGFFVPTMFFLGAVFAGLWWASVHYGRRIDKVKADWAAAHASAGPDAA; encoded by the coding sequence ATGCGCGTGCTCTGTTCCTCGACCCTCATCGGCGAGTTCTTCGTGATCGGCTTCGCCGGGCTCGTCGCCATGAAGGACGACGGCCTCGCGACGTCCACCGTCTGGTGGGTCTGCGGCGTGGCCATGGTCGTCTCGGTGCTGCTGTGCGGGATGATCACCCGGCCGGGCGGGGTGCAGCTCGGCTGGGCCCTGCAGCTCGGGCTGATCCTCAGCGGCTTCTTCGTCCCCACCATGTTCTTCCTCGGGGCCGTCTTCGCCGGTCTGTGGTGGGCCTCGGTGCACTACGGCCGGCGAATCGACAAGGTCAAGGCCGACTGGGCCGCGGCACATGCCTCGGCAGGGCCTGACGCTGCGTAA
- the ndk gene encoding nucleoside-diphosphate kinase, whose translation MSQRSLVLLKPDAVRRGLIGEIIGRIERKAGWAITALELRELDQDTLEQHYGEHKGKPFYEPLMGFMQSGPVVALVVEGERVIEGLRTLAGPTDPIAAAPGSIRGDFGTIVRENLIHASDSEESAARELKIFFPGLV comes from the coding sequence GTGAGCCAGCGATCGCTCGTCCTGCTCAAGCCCGACGCCGTCCGCCGTGGCCTGATCGGCGAGATCATCGGCCGCATCGAGCGCAAGGCCGGATGGGCCATCACCGCCCTGGAGCTGCGCGAGCTGGACCAGGACACGCTGGAGCAGCACTACGGCGAGCACAAGGGCAAGCCCTTCTACGAGCCGCTGATGGGGTTCATGCAGTCCGGTCCGGTCGTCGCGCTCGTCGTCGAGGGCGAGCGGGTCATCGAGGGCCTGCGCACGCTCGCCGGCCCGACCGACCCGATCGCCGCCGCGCCGGGCTCGATCCGTGGCGATTTCGGCACCATCGTCCGGGAGAACCTGATCCACGCCTCGGACTCGGAGGAGTCCGCGGCCCGCGAACTGAAGATCTTCTTCCCGGGTCTTGTCTGA
- a CDS encoding rod shape-determining protein, protein MSFIGRDMAVDLGTANTLVYVRGRGIVLNEPSVVAINTNTGGILAVGAEAKKMIGRTPGNIVAVRPLKDGVIADFEITERMLRYFILKIHKRRYLARPRVVVCVPSGITGVERRAVIEASTQAGARQVHIIEEPMAAAIGAGLPVHEATGNMVVDIGGGTTEVAVISLGGIVTAQSIRVAGDELDNAIIQHIKKEYSLLLGERTAEQIKITIGSAYDLDKDEHTEIRGRDLVSGLPKTVVISAAEVRKAIEEPVNAIVDAVKTTLDKCPPELSGDVMDRGIVLTGGGALLRGLDERLRRETGMPIHIAEDPLDSVALGSGKCVEEFEALQQVLDAQPRR, encoded by the coding sequence ATGTCGTTCATCGGCCGTGACATGGCTGTCGACCTCGGGACCGCCAACACGCTGGTGTACGTCAGGGGTCGAGGCATCGTTCTGAACGAGCCGTCAGTCGTCGCCATCAACACCAACACCGGAGGCATCCTCGCGGTCGGCGCCGAGGCGAAGAAGATGATCGGCCGGACCCCCGGCAACATCGTCGCCGTGCGCCCTCTCAAGGACGGCGTGATCGCCGACTTCGAGATCACCGAGCGGATGCTCCGCTACTTCATCCTCAAGATCCACAAGCGCCGCTACCTGGCCCGCCCCCGCGTCGTCGTCTGCGTGCCCTCCGGCATCACCGGAGTGGAGCGCCGCGCCGTCATCGAGGCGTCGACCCAGGCCGGCGCCCGTCAGGTGCACATCATCGAGGAGCCCATGGCGGCGGCCATCGGCGCGGGTCTCCCCGTCCACGAGGCCACCGGCAACATGGTCGTCGACATCGGCGGCGGCACCACCGAGGTCGCCGTCATCTCCCTCGGCGGAATCGTCACGGCACAGTCCATCCGGGTCGCCGGCGACGAGCTGGACAACGCGATCATCCAGCACATCAAGAAGGAGTACTCCCTCCTCCTCGGCGAGCGCACCGCCGAACAGATCAAGATCACCATCGGCTCCGCGTACGACCTCGACAAGGACGAGCACACCGAGATCCGCGGCCGCGACCTCGTCTCCGGTCTGCCCAAGACCGTGGTCATCTCCGCGGCCGAGGTCCGCAAGGCCATCGAGGAGCCGGTCAACGCGATCGTCGACGCCGTGAAGACCACCCTCGACAAGTGCCCGCCGGAGCTCTCCGGTGACGTCATGGACCGCGGCATCGTTCTCACGGGTGGCGGCGCCCTGCTCCGCGGCCTCGACGAGCGCCTCCGGCGCGAGACCGGCATGCCGATCCACATCGCCGAGGACCCGCTGGACTCGGTGGCGCTCGGTTCCGGCAAGTGCGTGGAGGAGTTCGAGGCCCTCCAGCAGGTCCTGGACGCCCAGCCGCGCCGCTAG
- the mreC gene encoding rod shape-determining protein MreC — MRDTRESRLLLVLLIAIAFALITVDIRGGQESPVDGARQAAAAVFGPVENGVAAAVDPVGNAIGAVRDSGERHTRIAALEKENAELKAKLGSDDRNRNRLRELDAMLKTAGAGQYGIKGAQVIAIGAAQGFSWTVTIDVGARDGIKRDMTVLNGSGLVGRVTTVGPSTSTVLLANDPDFTVGTRMEKSDELGFATGQGDSPLLVQLLNGKAKVKPGDRLVTFGSRADKPFVPGVPVGEVVRVDPSGGGLTRNVYVRPYVGFTKLDIVGVVVQAPQSDPRDMVLPQKPKPAPTVTVTVTPSPPDEQQKPNDGQNQQDQGDATP; from the coding sequence GTGAGGGACACACGAGAGAGCCGGCTGCTCCTGGTGCTGCTGATCGCCATCGCGTTCGCACTGATCACGGTGGACATCCGCGGCGGTCAGGAGTCACCCGTCGACGGTGCCCGACAGGCCGCAGCGGCGGTCTTCGGGCCGGTCGAGAACGGTGTGGCGGCCGCCGTCGATCCCGTCGGCAACGCCATAGGCGCGGTACGGGACTCCGGGGAGCGGCACACCCGGATCGCCGCCCTGGAGAAGGAGAACGCCGAACTCAAGGCGAAGCTCGGCAGCGACGACCGCAACCGCAACCGGCTGCGCGAGCTCGACGCCATGCTCAAGACCGCCGGCGCCGGGCAGTACGGCATCAAGGGCGCCCAGGTCATCGCCATAGGAGCGGCCCAGGGCTTCTCCTGGACCGTCACCATCGACGTGGGCGCCCGCGACGGCATCAAGCGGGACATGACCGTGCTCAACGGCTCCGGGCTCGTCGGCCGCGTCACCACCGTCGGCCCCTCCACCTCCACGGTCCTCCTCGCCAACGACCCCGACTTCACCGTCGGCACCCGCATGGAGAAGAGCGACGAACTCGGCTTCGCCACCGGCCAGGGCGACAGCCCCCTCCTGGTCCAGCTCCTCAACGGCAAGGCCAAGGTCAAGCCCGGCGACCGGCTCGTCACCTTCGGATCGCGCGCCGACAAGCCCTTCGTGCCCGGCGTCCCGGTCGGCGAGGTCGTCCGCGTCGACCCGTCGGGCGGCGGCCTGACCCGCAACGTCTACGTCCGCCCGTACGTCGGCTTCACCAAGCTCGACATCGTCGGCGTCGTCGTCCAGGCCCCGCAGTCCGACCCGCGCGACATGGTCCTGCCGCAGAAGCCCAAGCCCGCCCCGACCGTCACCGTCACGGTCACACCATCGCCACCGGACGAACAGCAGAAGCCGAACGACGGTCAGAACCAGCAGGACCAGGGGGACGCGACACCGTGA
- the mreD gene encoding rod shape-determining protein MreD, translating to MKLNRILLSAALIVVALVVQVSVLARLQLPGAVPDLVLLTVVGLALVYGPVSGSLVGFTAGLLSDLAPPADHAAGRYALVLCVIGYLVGLAKPDNGRLTSATGPMAVVVAAAIGSTLLYAGVGALVGDTAARHVGLGSLLFTAAVYDLLLAPFTVPLIMALARRAENDPLADTGGGNGVDVASGWLSSGTGLRIGTQRGGLRVKAARNRASRAGRIKGVKRL from the coding sequence GTGAAGCTCAACCGCATCCTCCTCTCCGCCGCCCTGATCGTGGTGGCCCTGGTCGTCCAGGTCTCCGTCCTCGCCCGCCTCCAGCTCCCCGGCGCCGTCCCCGACCTCGTCCTCCTCACCGTCGTCGGCCTGGCCCTCGTCTACGGGCCCGTCAGCGGCTCCCTCGTCGGCTTCACCGCCGGCCTCCTCTCCGACCTCGCCCCGCCCGCCGACCACGCCGCCGGCCGCTACGCCCTCGTGCTCTGCGTCATCGGCTACCTCGTCGGCCTCGCGAAGCCGGACAACGGCCGGCTCACCTCGGCGACCGGCCCCATGGCCGTGGTCGTCGCCGCGGCCATCGGCTCCACGCTCCTCTACGCGGGCGTGGGCGCCCTCGTCGGCGACACCGCCGCCCGCCATGTCGGCCTCGGGTCCCTGCTGTTCACCGCGGCCGTGTACGACCTGCTCCTGGCGCCCTTCACGGTGCCGCTCATCATGGCCCTCGCCCGCCGCGCCGAGAACGACCCGCTCGCCGACACCGGCGGCGGCAACGGCGTCGACGTCGCCTCCGGCTGGCTCTCCTCCGGCACCGGCCTGAGGATCGGCACCCAGCGCGGCGGCCTGCGGGTGAAGGCCGCACGGAACCGCGCCTCACGCGCCGGACGCATCAAGGGAGTCAAGCGACTGTGA